A genome region from Populus alba chromosome 3, ASM523922v2, whole genome shotgun sequence includes the following:
- the LOC118028738 gene encoding dolichyl-diphosphooligosaccharide--protein glycosyltransferase subunit DAD1, giving the protein MARTTSRDAQALFQSLRSAYTATPTSLKIIDLYVVFAVFTAIIQVVYMAIVGSFPFNSFLSGVLSCVGTAVLAVCLRIQVNKENKEFKDLAPERAFADFVLCNLVLHLVIMNFLG; this is encoded by the exons ATGGCGAGAACGACCAGCAGAGACGCTCAAGCTCTCTTCCAATCCCTTCGTTCTGCTTATACTGCCACTCCTACTAGCCTCAAG ATTATCGATCTGTATGTGGTTTTTGCAGTTTTCACTGCTATAATTCAG GTAGTTTACATGGCCATTGTTGGGTCATTTCCATTCAACTCTTTTCTTTCTGGTGTACTTTCTTGTGTAGGGACTGCAGTCCTTGCTG TTTGTCTCCGTATCCAAGTGAACAAGGAAAACAAGGAATTCAAG GATTTAGCACCAGAGCGTGCGTTTGCTGATTTTGTTCTCTGCAATTTGGTGCTCCATTTGGTGATTATGAATTTCCTAGGTTAA
- the LOC118028691 gene encoding uncharacterized protein, translated as MGCMLSQLAAKFAFFPPSPPTYQIKKRDNGKFSVVSSSPSMPLPLADDSSLDILLIDTKRGNKIVAFYLKNPYARLTVLYSHGNAADLGQLYDLFVQLKVNLRVNIMGYDYSGYGASSGKPSESNTYADIEAVYEFLQTQYGVSQEDLILYGQSVGSGPTLHLAAKLPRLRGVVLHSSILSGLRVLCHVKFTFCFDIYKNVNKIRKVKSPVLVIHGTEDDVVNWLHGDGLWKMAKEPYEPLWIEGGGHCNLELYPDYIRHLSRFIYEMENITAEIHLQKMRQNLRTKPRSENASNKCCGFKLWRPKCSECLRSRCVKCWWRPKCTQCRRPKCSSCVACCWRPGCRKCPIPSCCCRISCAPWRCYLGKHSGINGKQDG; from the exons ATGGGGTGCATGCTCTCTCAATTAGCAGCAAAGTTTGCTTTCTTTCCTCCATCTCCACCTACATATCAGATTAAGAAGAGAGACAATGGCAAGTTCTCTGTGGTCTCATCTTCTCCTTCTATGCCACTTCCTCTTGCTGATGATAGTTCGTTAGATATACTCTTGATTGATACAAAGAGAGGCAACAAGATTGTTGCTTTTTATCTCAAAAACCCTTATGCAAGACTCACTGTGCTTTACTCTCATGGTAATGCTGCTGACCTTGGCCAGCTTTATGATCTCTTTGTGCAGCTCAAGGTCAATCTCAGAGTTAACATCATGGG CTATGACTATTCTGGTTATGGTGCTTCATCTGGCAAG CCAAGTGAATCCAACACGTATGCTGATATAGAGGCGGTTTACGAGTTTCTTCAGACTCAGTATGGAGTCAGTCAGGAAGACTTAATTTTGTATGGGCAGTCAGTTGGTAGCGGGCCAACATTGCACTTGGCGGCGAAGCTGCCAAGGCTGAGAGGTGTAGTTTTGCACAGTTCCATTCTTTCCGGCCTCCGTGTGCTCTGCCATGTGAAGTTTACATTTTGCTTTGACATCTACAAG AATGTAAACAAAATTCGGAAGGTGAAGAGCCCTGTTCTAGTGATCCAT GGCACAGAGGATGATGTTGTGAACTGGTTACATGGTGATGGGCTGTGGAAAATGGCAAAAGAACCGTACGAGCCTTTATGGATTGAAGGAGGAGGGCACTGTAACTTGGAACTGTATCCTGATTACATCCGCCATCTCAGCAGGTTTATATACGAAATGGAGAATATAACCGCAGAGATCCATCTCCAAAAGATGAGGCAGAATCTCCGTACAAAACCTAGGTCTGAGAATGCTTCCAACAAGTGCTGTGGGTTCAAACTGTGGCGACCTAAATGCTCAGAATGTTTAAGATCCAGGTGCGTAAAATGCTGGTGGCGTCCCAAGTGCACACAATGCCGGAGACCCAAATGTTCCAGTTGTGTTGCATGTTGCTGGCGACCCGGATGCCGGAAATGTCCAATACCCAGTTGCTGCTGCAGAATAAGCTGTGCGCCCTGGAGATGCTATTTGGGAAAACACAGCGGGATAAATGGAAAGCAGGATGGCTGA